A genomic region of Staphylococcus roterodami contains the following coding sequences:
- a CDS encoding diacylglycerol kinase, whose amino-acid sequence MRKRARIIYNPTSGKEQFKKDLPDALIKLEKAGYETSAYATEKIGDATLEAERAMHENYDIIIAAGGDGTLNEVVNGIAEKPNRPKLGVIPMGTVNDFGRALHIPNDIMGALDVIIEGHSTKVDIGKMNNRYFINLAAGGQLTQVSYETPSKLKSIVGPFAYYIKGFEMLPQMKAVDLRIEYDGNVFQGEALLFFLGLTNSMAGFEKLVPDAKLDDGYFTLIIVEKSNLAELGHIMTLASRGEHTKHPKVIYEKAKAINISSFTDLQLNVDGEYGGKLPANFLNLERHIDVFAPNDIVNEELMNNDHVDEKLT is encoded by the coding sequence ATGAGGAAACGTGCGAGAATCATTTATAACCCGACATCAGGTAAAGAACAATTTAAAAAAGATTTACCTGATGCCTTAATAAAATTAGAAAAAGCGGGATATGAAACGAGTGCATATGCAACTGAAAAAATAGGTGATGCCACTCTTGAAGCGGAAAGAGCTATGCATGAAAACTACGATATAATCATCGCAGCCGGTGGAGATGGCACCTTAAACGAGGTAGTTAATGGAATTGCAGAAAAACCCAATCGTCCTAAATTAGGTGTTATTCCTATGGGAACAGTAAATGACTTTGGACGTGCTTTACATATACCTAACGACATTATGGGGGCATTAGACGTCATCATTGAAGGTCATTCTACTAAAGTAGATATAGGTAAAATGAATAATCGTTACTTTATCAATTTAGCTGCTGGTGGACAATTGACTCAAGTCTCATACGAAACCCCAAGTAAGTTGAAATCAATCGTTGGTCCTTTTGCCTATTACATTAAAGGTTTCGAAATGTTACCTCAAATGAAAGCTGTTGATTTAAGAATTGAATATGATGGTAATGTTTTCCAAGGAGAAGCTTTATTATTCTTTTTAGGTCTGACAAATTCAATGGCAGGGTTTGAAAAATTAGTGCCAGATGCGAAATTAGATGATGGCTACTTTACTTTAATTATTGTTGAAAAATCAAATCTTGCAGAACTAGGGCATATTATGACCTTGGCTTCACGAGGTGAACATACAAAACATCCAAAAGTTATATACGAAAAGGCCAAAGCAATTAATATTTCTTCATTTACAGATTTACAGTTAAATGTAGATGGTGAGTATGGTGGAAAATTACCAGCTAATTTCTTGAATTTAGAACGTCATATTGATGTTTTTGCACCAAATGATATTGTTAATGAAGAATTGATGAATAACGATCACGTTGATGAAAAGTTAACTTAA
- the gatB gene encoding Asp-tRNA(Asn)/Glu-tRNA(Gln) amidotransferase subunit GatB, whose translation MHFETVIGLEVHVELKTDSKMFSPSPAHFGAEPNSNTNVIDLAYPGVLPVVNKRAVDWAMRAAMALNMEIATESKFDRKNYFYPDNPKAYQISQFDQPIGENGYIDIEVDGETKRIGITRLHMEEDAGKSTHKGEYSLVDLNRQGTPLIEIVSEPDIRSPKEAYAYLEKLRSIIQYTGVSDVKMEEGSLRCDANISLRPYGQEKFGTKAELKNLNSFNFVRKGLEYEEKRQEEELLNGGEIGQETRRFDESTGKTILMRVKEGSDDYRYFPEPDIVPLYIDEAWKERVRQTIPELPDERKAKYVNELGLPAYDAHVLTLTKEMSDFFESTIEHGADVKLTSNWLMGGVNEYLNKNQVELLDTKLTPENLAGMIKLIEDGTMSSKIAKKVFPELAAKGGDAKQIMEDNGLVQISDEATLLKFVNEALDNNEQSVEDYKNGKGKAMGFLVGQIMKASKGQANPQLVNQLLKQELDKR comes from the coding sequence ATGCATTTTGAAACAGTTATAGGACTTGAAGTTCACGTTGAGTTAAAAACGGACTCAAAAATGTTTTCTCCATCACCAGCACATTTTGGAGCAGAACCTAACTCAAATACAAATGTTATCGACTTAGCATATCCAGGTGTCTTACCAGTTGTTAATAAACGTGCAGTAGACTGGGCAATGCGTGCAGCAATGGCACTAAATATGGAAATTGCGACAGAATCAAAATTTGACCGTAAAAACTATTTCTATCCAGATAATCCAAAAGCATATCAAATTTCACAATTTGATCAACCAATTGGTGAAAATGGTTACATTGATATTGAAGTAGATGGTGAAACAAAACGTATCGGTATTACACGTCTTCATATGGAAGAAGATGCTGGTAAATCAACTCATAAAGGTGAGTATTCATTGGTTGATTTGAACCGACAAGGTACACCATTAATTGAAATCGTATCTGAACCAGATATTCGTTCACCTAAAGAAGCTTATGCTTATTTAGAAAAGTTACGTTCAATAATTCAATATACTGGCGTATCTGACGTTAAAATGGAAGAAGGATCTTTACGTTGCGATGCTAATATTTCATTACGCCCATATGGTCAAGAGAAATTTGGTACTAAAGCCGAATTGAAAAACTTGAACTCATTTAACTTTGTGAGAAAAGGGTTAGAATATGAAGAAAAACGTCAAGAAGAAGAATTGTTAAATGGTGGAGAAATCGGACAAGAAACACGTCGATTTGATGAGTCTACTGGTAAAACAATTTTAATGCGTGTAAAAGAAGGTTCTGATGATTATCGTTACTTCCCAGAACCAGATATCGTTCCATTATATATTGATGAAGCTTGGAAAGAACGAGTTCGTCAAACAATCCCTGAATTGCCAGACGAGCGTAAAGCTAAATATGTAAATGAATTAGGCTTACCTGCATATGATGCCCATGTATTAACATTGACTAAAGAAATGTCAGATTTCTTTGAGTCAACAATTGAACACGGTGCGGATGTTAAATTAACATCGAACTGGTTAATGGGTGGTGTAAATGAGTATTTAAATAAAAACCAAGTAGAGTTATTAGATACTAAACTTACACCTGAAAATTTAGCTGGTATGATTAAACTTATCGAAGATGGAACAATGAGTAGTAAAATTGCTAAGAAAGTCTTCCCTGAGTTAGCAGCTAAAGGTGGAGATGCTAAACAAATTATGGAAGACAATGGCTTAGTTCAAATTTCTGACGAAGCAACACTTCTAAAATTTGTAAATGAAGCATTAGATAATAATGAACAATCAGTTGAAGATTATAAAAATGGTAAAGGCAAAGCTATGGGCTTCTTAGTTGGTCAAATTATGAAAGCTTCAAAAGGTCAAGCTAATCCTCAATTAGTAAATCAACTATTAAAACAAGAATTAGATAAAAGATAA
- the gatA gene encoding Asp-tRNA(Asn)/Glu-tRNA(Gln) amidotransferase subunit GatA: protein MSIRYESVENLLTLIKNKKIKPSDVVKNIYDAIEETDPTIKSFLALDKENAIKKAQELDELQAKDQMDGKLFGIPMGIKDNIITNGLETTCASKMLEGFVPIYESTVMEKLHGENAVLIGKLNMDEFAMGGSTETSYFKKTVNPFDHKAVPGGSSGGSAAAVAAGLVPFSLGSDTGGSIRQPAAYCGIVGMKPTYGRVSRFGLVAFASSLDQIGPLTRNVKDNALVLEAISGLDANDSTSAPVEDVDFTSDIGKDIKGLKVALPKEYLGEGVAADVKEAVNKAVETLKSLGAIVEEVSLPNTKFGIPSYYVIASSEASSNLSRFDGIRYGYHSKDAHSLEELYKMSRSEGFGKEVKRRIFLGTFALSSGYYDAYYKKSQKVRTLIKNDFDKVFENYDVVVGPTTPTTAFNLGEEIDDPLTMYANDLLTTPVNLAGLPGISVPCGQSNGRPIGLQFIGKPFDEKTLYRVAYQYETQYNLHDVYEKL from the coding sequence ATGAGTATTCGTTACGAATCGGTTGAGAATTTATTAACTTTAATTAAAAATAAAAAAATTAAACCATCTGATGTTGTTAAAAATATATATGATGCAATTGAAGAGACAGATCCCACAATCAAGTCATTTTTAGCACTTGATAAAGAAAATGCAATTAAAAAAGCACAAGAGTTAGATGAATTACAAGCTAAGGACCAAATGGATGGCAAATTATTTGGTATTCCTATGGGGATAAAAGATAACATTATCACTAATGGTTTAGAAACAACTTGTGCAAGTAAAATGTTAGAAGGCTTTGTACCAATTTATGAATCAACTGTAATGGAAAAACTACATGGTGAAAATGCTGTTTTAATCGGTAAATTAAACATGGATGAGTTTGCAATGGGTGGTTCAACTGAAACTTCATATTTCAAAAAGACAGTTAACCCATTTGATCATAAAGCTGTACCTGGTGGTTCATCAGGTGGATCTGCAGCGGCAGTTGCAGCAGGCTTAGTACCATTTAGTTTAGGCTCAGATACTGGTGGTTCTATCAGACAACCAGCAGCATATTGCGGTATTGTAGGTATGAAACCAACTTATGGTCGCGTATCTCGATTTGGATTAGTTGCTTTTGCATCTTCATTAGATCAAATTGGCCCATTAACTCGTAATGTAAAAGATAATGCATTAGTATTAGAAGCAATTTCAGGCTTAGACGCAAATGATTCTACAAGTGCACCTGTTGAAGATGTAGATTTTACATCTGATATCGGTAAAGATATTAAAGGATTAAAAGTTGCATTACCTAAAGAATATTTAGGTGAAGGTGTAGCAGCGGATGTCAAAGAAGCAGTTAATAAAGCTGTAGAAACATTAAAATCTTTAGGCGCTATTGTTGAAGAAGTGTCATTACCAAATACAAAATTTGGTATCCCATCTTACTATGTTATCGCGTCATCTGAGGCTTCATCAAACCTTTCACGTTTTGATGGTATTCGTTATGGTTATCACTCTAAAGATGCACATTCTTTAGAAGAATTATATAAAATGTCAAGATCTGAAGGTTTTGGTAAAGAAGTTAAACGTCGTATTTTCTTAGGGACATTTGCATTAAGTTCAGGATATTACGATGCATACTATAAAAAATCTCAAAAGGTTAGAACATTAATCAAGAATGATTTTGATAAAGTATTCGAAAATTATGATGTAGTAGTTGGTCCAACAACACCTACAACTGCATTTAACTTAGGCGAAGAAATTGATGATCCATTGACAATGTATGCCAATGATTTATTAACAACACCAGTAAACTTAGCTGGCTTACCTGGTATTTCTGTTCCTTGTGGACAATCAAATGGCCGACCAATCGGTTTACAATTCATTGGTAAACCATTCGATGAAAAAACGTTATATCGTGTCGCTTATCAATATGAAACACAATACAATTTACATGACGTTTATGAAAAATTATAA
- the gatC gene encoding Asp-tRNA(Asn)/Glu-tRNA(Gln) amidotransferase subunit GatC — MTKVTREEVEHIANLARLQISPEETEEMANTLESILDFAKQNDSADTEGVEPTYHVLDLQNVLREDKAIKGIPQELALKNAKETEDGQFKVPTIMNEEDA; from the coding sequence ATGACAAAAGTTACACGTGAAGAAGTTGAGCATATTGCAAATCTTGCAAGACTTCAAATTTCTCCTGAAGAAACGGAAGAAATGGCCAACACATTAGAAAGCATTTTAGATTTTGCAAAACAAAATGATAGCGCAGATACAGAAGGCGTAGAACCTACATATCACGTTTTAGATTTACAAAACGTTTTACGTGAAGATAAAGCAATCAAAGGTATTCCGCAAGAGTTAGCTTTGAAAAATGCCAAAGAAACAGAAGATGGACAATTTAAAGTGCCTACAATCATGAATGAGGAGGACGCGTAA
- the putP gene encoding sodium/proline symporter PutP codes for MLTMGTALSQQVDANWQTYIMIGVYFLILIVIGFYGYKQATGNLSEYMLGGRSIGPYITALSAGASDMSGWMIMGLPGSVYSTGLSAMWITIGLTLGAYINYFVVAPRLRVYTELAGDAITLPDFFKNRLNDKNNILKIISGLIIVVFFTLYTHSGFVSGGKLFESAFGLNYHFGLILVAFIVIFYTFFGGYLAVSITDFFQGVIMLIAMVMVPIVAMMNLNGWGTFHDVAAMKPTNLNLFKGLSFIGIISLFSWGLGYFGQPHIIVRFMSIKSHKMLPKARRLGISWMAVGLLGAVAVGLTGIAFVPAYHIKLEDPETLFIVMSQVLFHPLVGGFLLAAILAAIMSTISSQLLVTSSSLTEDFYKLIRGEEKAKTHQKEFVMVGRLSVLVVAIVAISIAWNPNDTILNLVGNAWAGFGASFSPLVLFSLYWKGLTRAGAVSGMVSGALVVIIWIAWIKPLAHINEIFGLYEIIPGFIVSVIVTYVVSKLTKKPGAFVETDLNKVRDIVREK; via the coding sequence ATGCTTACAATGGGGACAGCATTAAGTCAACAAGTTGACGCCAATTGGCAAACCTATATAATGATTGGTGTTTATTTCTTAATACTTATTGTTATAGGTTTTTATGGTTATAAACAAGCAACTGGAAACCTAAGCGAGTATATGTTGGGCGGACGTAGTATTGGTCCATACATCACTGCTTTATCAGCTGGCGCATCGGATATGAGTGGTTGGATGATTATGGGGCTTCCAGGTTCTGTGTATAGTACCGGACTTTCAGCAATGTGGATTACAATCGGTTTAACGTTAGGTGCTTACATTAACTATTTCGTTGTTGCACCTAGGCTTCGTGTTTATACTGAATTAGCTGGAGATGCCATTACTTTACCTGATTTCTTTAAAAACCGCTTAAACGATAAAAATAATATTCTTAAAATTATTTCAGGATTAATCATTGTTGTATTCTTTACTTTATATACACATTCTGGATTCGTATCAGGCGGCAAATTATTTGAAAGTGCCTTCGGGTTAAACTACCATTTCGGTTTAATTTTGGTTGCTTTCATTGTTATTTTCTATACGTTCTTTGGTGGTTATCTAGCTGTATCAATTACAGACTTCTTCCAAGGTGTCATTATGTTAATTGCGATGGTTATGGTCCCTATTGTTGCTATGATGAACTTAAATGGTTGGGGTACGTTTCATGATGTTGCTGCAATGAAACCTACTAATTTAAATTTATTTAAAGGCTTGTCATTCATAGGTATTATTTCACTATTTTCATGGGGATTAGGTTATTTCGGTCAACCTCATATTATAGTAAGATTTATGTCTATTAAATCACATAAAATGTTACCAAAAGCCAGACGTTTAGGAATTAGCTGGATGGCAGTTGGTTTATTAGGTGCAGTTGCTGTTGGCTTAACTGGTATCGCATTTGTACCTGCTTATCATATTAAATTAGAAGATCCAGAAACATTATTTATAGTAATGAGCCAAGTGCTCTTCCATCCGCTTGTTGGTGGTTTCTTACTAGCTGCCATTTTAGCGGCAATTATGAGTACAATTTCTTCACAATTACTTGTAACATCAAGCTCATTAACAGAAGATTTTTATAAATTAATTCGTGGTGAAGAAAAAGCAAAAACGCATCAAAAAGAATTCGTTATGGTTGGACGATTATCCGTATTAGTTGTAGCTATTGTTGCAATTTCAATCGCATGGAATCCAAATGATACTATTTTAAACCTAGTTGGTAATGCATGGGCAGGCTTCGGTGCATCATTCAGTCCACTTGTATTATTCTCACTTTATTGGAAAGGTTTAACACGTGCAGGTGCAGTAAGTGGTATGGTATCAGGTGCCCTTGTTGTTATTATTTGGATTGCATGGATCAAACCATTAGCACATATCAATGAAATCTTTGGTTTATACGAAATCATTCCAGGCTTTATTGTAAGTGTTATCGTTACGTATGTTGTAAGTAAACTTACTAAAAAACCAGGCGCATTTGTAGAAACAGATTTAAATAAAGTTAGAGATATTGTTCGAGAAAAATAA
- a CDS encoding CamS family sex pheromone protein encodes MKRTLVLLITAIFILAACGNNKDDQAGKDNKKHNSSSNQVKEIATDKNVQGDNYRTLLPFKESQARGLLQDNMANSYNGGDFEDGLLNLSKEVFPTDKYLYQDGQFLDKKTINAYLDPKYTKQEIDKMSEKDKKDKKANENLGLNPSHEGETNPEKIAEKSPAYLSNILEQDFYGGGDTKGKNIKGMTIGLAMNSVYYYKKEKDGPTFSKKLDDSEIKKQGKQMASEILSRLRENDDLKDIPIHFAIYKQSSEDSITPGEFITQATAEKSQTKLNEWHNINEKSALLPSSTAADYDENLNNNFKQFNDNLQSYFSNFTQAVGKVKFVDKKPQRLVVDLPIDYYGQAETIGITQYVTEQANKYFDKIDDYEIRIKDGNQPRALISKTKDDKEPQVHIYSN; translated from the coding sequence ATGAAGCGTACATTAGTATTATTGATTACAGCAATCTTTATACTCGCTGCTTGTGGAAATAATAAAGATGACCAAGCTGGAAAAGATAACAAAAAGCATAACAGTAGTTCAAATCAAGTAAAAGAAATTGCCACTGATAAAAATGTGCAAGGTGATAACTATCGTACATTATTACCGTTTAAAGAAAGTCAGGCAAGAGGACTTTTACAAGATAATATGGCGAATAGTTATAATGGTGGCGACTTTGAAGATGGTTTGTTGAATTTAAGTAAAGAAGTTTTTCCAACAGATAAGTATTTGTATCAAGATGGTCAATTTTTAGATAAGAAAACAATCAATGCCTATTTAGACCCTAAGTATACAAAACAAGAAATCGATAAAATGTCTGAAAAGGACAAAAAAGATAAGAAAGCAAATGAGAACTTAGGTCTCAACCCGTCACATGAAGGTGAAACGAATCCTGAAAAGATTGCGGAAAAATCGCCTGCCTATTTATCCAACATTTTAGAACAAGATTTTTATGGTGGTGGAGATACGAAAGGTAAAAATATTAAAGGTATGACGATTGGTTTGGCTATGAATAGCGTTTACTATTATAAAAAAGAAAAAGATGGTCCAACATTTAGTAAGAAATTAGATGATAGTGAAATTAAAAAGCAAGGAAAACAAATGGCTAGCGAGATATTATCTCGATTACGTGAAAACGATGATTTAAAGGATATCCCGATTCATTTTGCAATTTATAAACAATCAAGCGAAGATTCAATAACACCAGGTGAATTTATTACACAAGCAACTGCTGAGAAGAGTCAAACAAAGCTTAATGAATGGCATAATATCAATGAAAAATCAGCATTATTGCCTTCATCAACAGCAGCAGACTATGATGAAAATTTAAATAATAATTTCAAACAATTTAATGATAACTTGCAATCATATTTTTCTAATTTCACACAAGCAGTAGGGAAAGTTAAATTTGTTGATAAGAAACCACAGCGTTTAGTAGTAGACTTGCCAATAGATTATTATGGACAAGCTGAAACGATTGGTATTACACAGTACGTGACTGAACAGGCGAATAAATACTTTGATAAAATTGATGACTATGAAATTCGAATTAAAGATGGTAATCAACCACGTGCTTTAATTAGTAAAACAAAAGATGACAAAGAACCACAAGTTCATATTTATAGCAATTAA
- the ligA gene encoding NAD-dependent DNA ligase LigA, protein MADLTSRVNELHDLLNQYSYEYYVQDSPSVPDSEYDKLLHELIQIEEEHPEYKTVDSPTVRVGGEAQASFNKVNHDTPMLSLGNAFNEEDLRKFDQRIREQIGNVEYMCELKIDGLAVSLKYVDGYFVQGLTRGDGTTGEDITENLKTIHAIPLKMKEPLNVEVRGEAYMPRRSFLHLNEEKEKNGEQLFANPRNAAAGSLRQLDSKLTAKRKLSVFIYSVNDFTDFDARSQSDALDELDKLGFKTNKNRARVSDIDGVLEYIEKWTSQRESLPYDIDGIVIKVNDLDQQDEMGFTQKSPRWAIAYKFPAEEVVTKLLDIELSIGRTGVVTPTAILEPVKVAGTTVSRASLHNEDLIHERDIRIGDSVVVKKAGDIIPEVVRSIPDRRPDDAVTYHMPTHCPSCDHELVRIEGEVALRCINPKCQAQLVEGLIHFVSRQAMNIDGLGTKIIQQLYQHELIKDVADIFYLTEEDLLPLERMGQKKVDNLLTAIQRAKSNSLEHLLFGLGIRHLGVKASQVLAEKYETMERLLTVTEEELIEIHDIGDKLAQSVVTYLENEDIRALIQKLKDKHVNMDYKGIKTSDIEGHPEFSGKTMVLTGKLHQMTRTEASKWLTAQGAKVTSSVTKNTDVVIAGEDAGSKLTKAQSLGIEIWTEQQFVDKQNELNS, encoded by the coding sequence ATGGCTGATTTAACGTCTCGTGTTAACGAGCTACATGATTTATTAAATCAATACAGTTACGAGTATTATGTACAGGATAGTCCATCTGTGCCAGATAGTGAATATGACAAATTATTACATGAACTCATTCAAATTGAAGAGGAACATCCTGAATATAAAACTGTAGATTCGCCAACAGTTAGAGTTGGTGGCGAAGCCCAAGCCTCTTTTAATAAGGTTAATCATGATACGCCTATGCTTAGTTTAGGTAATGCTTTCAATGAAGAAGATTTAAGAAAATTTGATCAACGTATACGTGAACAAATTGGTAATGTAGAATATATGTGCGAATTGAAAATCGATGGCTTAGCTGTATCATTAAAATATGTCGATGGATATTTTGTACAAGGATTAACTCGTGGTGATGGTACAACAGGTGAAGATATCACAGAAAATTTGAAGACGATACATGCTATACCTTTAAAAATGAAAGAGCCTTTAAATGTAGAAGTACGTGGGGAGGCATATATGCCAAGGCGTTCATTTTTACATTTAAATGAGGAAAAAGAGAAAAATGGGGAGCAATTGTTTGCAAATCCTAGAAATGCTGCGGCTGGTTCATTAAGACAGTTAGATTCCAAACTTACTGCAAAGCGAAAATTAAGTGTATTTATTTATAGTGTGAATGACTTCACTGATTTTGATGCACGTTCACAAAGTGATGCTTTAGACGAATTAGATAAGCTAGGTTTTAAAACAAATAAAAATCGTGCGCGCGTTAGTGATATTGATGGTGTTTTAGAATATATTGAAAAATGGACGAGTCAAAGAGAATCATTACCATATGATATCGATGGTATCGTTATTAAAGTAAATGATTTAGATCAACAAGACGAAATGGGATTCACACAAAAATCACCAAGATGGGCGATTGCTTATAAGTTTCCAGCAGAAGAAGTTGTTACTAAATTATTGGATATTGAATTAAGTATTGGACGAACAGGCGTGGTGACACCAACTGCCATCTTAGAGCCTGTAAAAGTTGCTGGAACAACTGTTTCAAGAGCATCATTACACAATGAAGATTTAATACATGAAAGAGATATTCGTATTGGTGATAGTGTCGTTGTTAAAAAAGCAGGAGACATTATACCTGAAGTTGTCAGAAGTATACCAGATCGTCGACCTGATGACGCTGTCACTTATCATATGCCAACACATTGTCCGAGTTGTGATCATGAATTAGTTCGTATTGAAGGTGAAGTCGCACTTCGCTGTATTAATCCAAAATGCCAAGCACAACTTGTCGAAGGCTTAATTCATTTTGTATCAAGACAGGCTATGAATATTGATGGTTTAGGTACTAAAATCATTCAACAATTGTATCAACATGAGTTAATTAAAGATGTGGCTGACATTTTTTATTTAACGGAAGAAGACCTACTTCCATTAGAAAGAATGGGACAGAAAAAAGTTGATAATTTATTGACAGCAATTCAACGTGCCAAATCAAATTCACTAGAACATTTATTATTTGGTTTAGGTATCAGGCATTTAGGTGTTAAAGCAAGTCAAGTTTTGGCAGAAAAATACGAAACGATGGAACGTTTATTAACTGTCACTGAGGAAGAATTAATTGAAATTCATGATATTGGCGATAAATTGGCACAATCCGTAGTCACATATTTAGAAAATGAAGATATTCGTGCTTTAATTCAAAAATTAAAAGATAAACATGTTAATATGGATTACAAAGGTATTAAAACTTCAGATATAGAAGGACATCCTGAGTTTAGTGGTAAAACAATGGTACTGACTGGTAAACTACACCAAATGACACGAACAGAAGCTTCTAAATGGCTTACAGCACAGGGTGCTAAAGTAACGAGCAGTGTAACTAAAAATACAGATGTTGTCATTGCTGGTGAAGATGCAGGATCAAAATTAACTAAAGCACAAAGCTTAGGTATTGAAATTTGGACAGAACAACAATTTGTAGATAAGCAAAATGAATTAAATAGTTAG